Proteins encoded within one genomic window of Bdellovibrio bacteriovorus:
- the speB gene encoding agmatinase encodes MEYKPLSGREFPRFSAIKTFFRLPYVSLDADYEVGIFGIPYDGGVSYRPGARFAPTKLREVSALGRGFHMTRAENFFENLKVADIGDCPTVPIDQGQTYERIEKFVTEILNHGKRFLAVGGDHSTTLPVLRALRKKYGKPLAFVHFDAHLDTYPAAWGCEYHHGAFARHAVEEGLVDPKKMVQIGIRGPLAGGDDLNFVRAHGIRVVTVDDVRNQPLNEFLRTLPVFDDTPTYISYDIDNLDPSCAPGTGTPVPGGLTTYEVQRIFRALKIPNLVGGDVVEISPPFDHSDITALAGMDALFEMLHLFPKKK; translated from the coding sequence ATGGAATACAAACCGTTAAGCGGACGTGAGTTTCCCCGTTTTTCTGCGATCAAGACCTTCTTCCGGTTGCCCTACGTTTCATTAGACGCCGACTATGAAGTCGGAATCTTTGGCATACCTTACGACGGTGGCGTTTCTTATCGACCGGGAGCACGCTTTGCGCCAACAAAATTGCGCGAAGTTTCAGCCCTGGGACGTGGTTTCCATATGACCCGTGCGGAAAACTTTTTTGAGAATTTAAAAGTTGCTGATATTGGCGATTGCCCGACAGTGCCTATTGACCAAGGTCAGACATATGAGCGCATCGAAAAATTTGTGACTGAAATTTTAAATCACGGTAAGCGCTTTTTAGCTGTCGGTGGTGACCACTCAACCACGCTTCCGGTCTTACGGGCCCTGCGAAAAAAATATGGCAAGCCTTTGGCTTTCGTTCACTTCGATGCTCATTTGGATACTTATCCTGCGGCTTGGGGTTGTGAATACCATCATGGGGCTTTTGCTCGCCATGCTGTCGAAGAAGGACTGGTAGATCCTAAGAAAATGGTGCAAATCGGAATTCGCGGACCCTTGGCCGGCGGAGATGATTTGAATTTTGTGCGCGCCCACGGCATTCGCGTGGTCACGGTTGACGATGTTCGCAATCAACCTTTAAACGAATTCCTGCGCACGCTTCCGGTATTTGATGATACACCGACTTATATCAGCTATGACATCGACAACTTGGATCCTAGCTGCGCCCCAGGAACTGGAACTCCAGTCCCTGGTGGTTTGACGACTTATGAAGTACAACGCATTTTCCGCGCCTTAAAGATTCCGAACCTTGTGGGCGGGGATGTTGTTGAGATTTCTCCTCCGTTTGATCACAGTGATATTACGGCTTTGGCAGGAATGGATGCCTTGTTTGAGATGCTGCATCTTTTCCCGAAGAAGAAATAA
- a CDS encoding A/G-specific adenine glycosylase produces MLQQTTVVAVIPYFEKFLKKFPTVQDLANAPENEVLEAWAGLGYYSRARNLHKAAKALAEKGFPKTAAELLELPGFGSYTSRAVASIAFGEKVGVLDGNVIRVLSRRYGLKLEWWNNKGREILQKISDELSLLGNADVVNQGLMELGATVCTPQKVTCMLCPWVNTCVSREKNLVEKLPLKKPRKESEVWVWKPFVAIKDRKVALVKNDYAPFLKGQMIFPGEIAMEKNKPKDYDVKHNITHHDIFIQIHSKKSVSGKNVEWVELKELKKVNPSSLLQKVLHKVDI; encoded by the coding sequence ATGTTGCAACAAACAACCGTTGTTGCGGTCATTCCTTATTTCGAAAAATTTCTTAAAAAATTTCCCACCGTGCAGGACTTGGCGAATGCTCCGGAAAATGAAGTGCTAGAAGCTTGGGCCGGTTTAGGTTATTACTCTCGTGCCCGCAATCTCCACAAAGCCGCTAAAGCTTTGGCCGAAAAAGGTTTTCCCAAAACAGCCGCAGAGCTTTTAGAACTTCCCGGTTTTGGTTCCTATACCTCCCGCGCCGTGGCTAGCATCGCCTTTGGAGAAAAAGTCGGTGTCCTGGATGGAAACGTCATCCGCGTCCTTTCACGTCGTTATGGATTGAAGTTAGAATGGTGGAATAACAAAGGCCGCGAGATTTTACAGAAGATCTCAGACGAGCTCTCGTTGTTGGGAAATGCCGATGTGGTAAACCAAGGTCTTATGGAACTCGGTGCGACCGTCTGTACACCGCAAAAAGTAACTTGCATGTTATGTCCGTGGGTGAATACGTGTGTGTCGCGTGAAAAAAATCTGGTTGAGAAATTACCTCTAAAAAAACCACGCAAAGAAAGCGAAGTCTGGGTCTGGAAGCCGTTTGTCGCGATCAAAGACCGGAAGGTCGCCTTGGTGAAAAATGATTATGCTCCGTTCTTGAAAGGTCAGATGATTTTTCCTGGAGAAATCGCCATGGAAAAAAACAAGCCCAAGGACTATGATGTCAAACACAACATCACACATCATGATATCTTTATTCAGATTCATTCGAAAAAATCCGTTAGTGGTAAGAACGTCGAATGGGTAGAGCTTAAAGAATTGAAGAAGGTCAATCCTTCTTCTCTGTTACAGAAAGTGCTGCATAAGGTTGATATATGA
- a CDS encoding response regulator, with product MDKKVFSKVRVLISDDNTTDRMILAAALSELGFQNIIQAEDGAVALAKIERAHDMGASIDLLFLDWQMPKRNGLSLLTDLRRSQRHKNIKIVMTTNVADEKSVKEALNQGLDSYIIKPLSLDTLKSKLLAMKL from the coding sequence GTGGATAAAAAGGTATTCAGTAAAGTGCGTGTGTTGATTAGTGATGATAATACCACCGATCGAATGATTCTGGCCGCCGCCCTCAGCGAACTTGGTTTTCAAAATATTATTCAGGCCGAAGACGGCGCTGTGGCGCTAGCTAAAATCGAACGCGCTCACGATATGGGTGCCAGTATTGATCTTCTTTTTTTGGATTGGCAGATGCCAAAACGCAATGGCCTGAGTCTTTTGACAGATCTGCGCCGATCTCAACGTCATAAAAATATCAAGATCGTTATGACCACAAATGTTGCCGACGAAAAGTCAGTCAAGGAAGCATTAAATCAAGGCTTAGATTCTTATATTATTAAGCCTCTTTCGCTAGATACATTGAAGTCCAAGCTTCTTGCGATGAAGCTTTAA
- a CDS encoding BON domain-containing protein: protein MKTQLVTLLALTVLGGTSFADTSDDKAKHSYDRDSMYESAPTGVDSEATSTATSMPAGDTAMNAPAKSDSEIQAMARRSLQRDTSLSSEARNVNIRVQNGRATLQGQAASPEEKESIRQKVMAVEGINSVNNKVLIKE from the coding sequence ATGAAAACGCAACTTGTGACATTATTAGCTCTGACTGTTTTAGGTGGCACTTCGTTCGCGGACACTTCCGATGATAAGGCGAAACATTCTTATGACCGTGATTCAATGTATGAATCGGCGCCAACAGGAGTTGATAGTGAAGCAACAAGCACTGCGACATCCATGCCTGCTGGTGACACGGCGATGAACGCACCTGCCAAATCAGATTCTGAAATTCAAGCGATGGCTCGTCGTAGCTTGCAACGCGATACTTCATTATCATCCGAAGCTCGCAATGTGAACATTCGTGTTCAAAATGGACGGGCGACGTTGCAGGGGCAGGCGGCTTCACCTGAAGAAAAAGAATCTATTCGTCAAAAAGTGATGGCTGTCGAAGGAATTAACTCTGTGAATAATAAAGTTTTAATTAAAGAATAA
- a CDS encoding DUF1214 domain-containing protein: MKLKKSLAAFCLLLLSPFSSPAQNNQNTISDKDIVDAYHYFLGRLLVLRQEHIDFKDGGFKWNEIYHREPGGVAWANPNLDVVYSEAWLALDPKTCVLVDIPKIEKRYYTFQVLNSWGETLSNINERAFPRHPYGKFAYCQENAAVKIPTGTERINVVGNKFRVLARVEIGKNQKEAVRLQKQIKIRPTATAQVETPVQIPLFSNKELPGATAFEKADAILQSEPDINDSMVPLQEKTLLISRNLGDEAFRARTEEVIRKEAIPSFLRALLTEGTRKNGWGATPPAGKYGSNYLWRSLVNYGGIWANTSDEVVYYRTNTDGTNTPLNGSETYTMTFPADQLPETLAKFFWSVIVVDGEKFMVVPNSLKRYLINNQSKLQKNKDGSLTIVFANKQPKNYPQANWLPTPDKSNYHLTFRFYGPELPVVKGQYFPPPLQKVTTSLSKNEL; this comes from the coding sequence ATGAAGCTCAAAAAGTCCCTGGCAGCGTTCTGTCTACTGTTGCTCTCGCCTTTCAGCTCGCCCGCACAAAATAATCAAAACACCATCAGTGATAAAGATATTGTCGATGCCTATCATTATTTTCTGGGCCGTCTGTTGGTGCTTCGTCAAGAGCATATCGACTTTAAAGACGGTGGATTTAAATGGAATGAAATCTATCATCGCGAACCCGGCGGTGTGGCCTGGGCCAATCCCAACTTAGACGTCGTTTACAGCGAAGCGTGGCTAGCACTAGATCCCAAAACCTGCGTTCTCGTGGATATTCCAAAAATCGAAAAAAGGTATTACACCTTCCAGGTTTTAAACAGCTGGGGCGAAACACTTTCCAACATCAACGAAAGGGCTTTCCCTCGGCATCCTTACGGAAAGTTTGCTTATTGTCAGGAAAATGCGGCGGTGAAAATCCCTACAGGCACCGAGCGCATCAATGTGGTCGGAAATAAATTTCGTGTTCTGGCCAGAGTGGAGATCGGAAAAAACCAAAAAGAAGCCGTGAGACTTCAAAAGCAAATAAAAATTCGGCCGACTGCAACGGCACAGGTTGAAACGCCAGTACAGATCCCGCTCTTTTCAAACAAAGAGCTTCCGGGGGCTACGGCATTTGAAAAAGCAGATGCGATTCTACAAAGCGAACCAGATATTAACGACAGCATGGTTCCTTTACAGGAAAAGACCCTGCTGATCAGCCGCAATCTGGGAGATGAAGCCTTTCGCGCAAGAACCGAAGAAGTTATTCGTAAAGAAGCCATTCCTTCTTTTTTGCGCGCTCTTTTGACGGAAGGAACACGCAAAAATGGCTGGGGCGCCACACCGCCTGCGGGAAAATATGGAAGTAATTATCTTTGGCGCTCTCTCGTTAACTACGGGGGGATCTGGGCCAATACTTCAGATGAGGTTGTTTATTATCGTACAAACACCGACGGAACCAATACTCCTTTGAATGGCAGCGAAACTTACACTATGACCTTTCCTGCGGATCAACTGCCAGAGACTTTGGCGAAGTTCTTTTGGTCCGTCATCGTCGTCGACGGTGAAAAGTTCATGGTCGTTCCGAACTCTTTGAAGAGATACCTAATAAACAATCAATCCAAGTTGCAGAAAAATAAAGACGGCTCTTTGACAATCGTCTTTGCGAACAAGCAACCCAAGAATTATCCGCAAGCCAACTGGCTTCCGACGCCTGACAAATCCAACTATCATCTGACATTTCGTTTTTACGGCCCGGAACTACCCGTCGTTAAAGGACAGTATTTCCCACCGCCCTTACAGAAAGTCACAACGTCACTTTCTAAAAACGAACTTTGA
- a CDS encoding sigma-54-dependent transcriptional regulator, producing MRSQRVLILDDESSLRTALFRVLDRKGLNVITANKIEEAKVLCQGDTPVDLAIVDLNLPDGDGIEFMTHLKSLSPATEVIILTGHATIESAIRATQKGAFHFVTKPFNLEELMSLIEKALTHKKLQQENQQLRSELNKKYKFDQIVGNSDQIQNVLRLIERVADSDSTVLVTGESGTGKELIARAIHYNSPRAQGPFIPINCGAIPAELLESELFGHIKGAFTGAIANRVGRFEMADGGTIFLDEIGDLEPSLQVKLLRALQERSFEPVGSTKTVTVNVRVIAATNINLEEAVDNGRFREDLFYRLNVIPLPVPALRERKTDIPLLLNHFMEIFNKSKGRGLSGITPDALDCLVNYAWPGNIRELENLVERMTILKGQGQVDISDLPIKYKSGKTASAEVGGLEIPDAGMDFNSAVDAYENALILKALEKTGWNRNQAAALLRLNRTTLVEKIKKKGLIPPNEITPT from the coding sequence ATGCGAAGCCAAAGAGTCCTAATATTAGATGACGAGTCCTCCTTAAGAACCGCACTTTTTAGAGTGCTTGATCGCAAAGGCCTGAACGTCATCACTGCCAACAAAATCGAAGAAGCCAAAGTTTTATGTCAGGGTGACACTCCTGTCGATTTAGCTATCGTTGATTTGAATCTTCCCGATGGCGATGGCATTGAATTCATGACTCATCTTAAATCTCTAAGTCCAGCGACCGAAGTTATCATTCTAACAGGTCACGCAACGATTGAGTCTGCTATCCGTGCGACACAAAAAGGCGCCTTCCACTTTGTAACTAAGCCTTTCAATCTTGAAGAGCTGATGAGCTTGATTGAAAAAGCTCTGACTCACAAAAAGCTTCAACAGGAAAATCAGCAACTTCGTTCGGAACTTAATAAGAAGTATAAATTCGATCAGATCGTCGGTAACTCAGATCAAATCCAAAATGTTTTGCGCTTGATTGAAAGAGTGGCCGATTCCGATTCGACAGTTCTGGTTACTGGTGAATCAGGAACAGGAAAAGAACTTATTGCCCGCGCTATTCACTACAACTCTCCTCGCGCGCAAGGCCCATTTATTCCAATTAACTGTGGCGCGATCCCTGCGGAGCTTCTGGAAAGTGAACTTTTCGGACATATTAAGGGAGCTTTTACGGGCGCTATTGCCAACCGCGTAGGTCGCTTTGAAATGGCTGACGGCGGAACGATCTTCTTAGACGAAATCGGAGATCTTGAACCTTCTTTGCAGGTGAAACTTCTTCGCGCGCTACAAGAGCGTAGTTTTGAACCGGTAGGCTCAACTAAAACTGTGACCGTGAATGTGCGCGTGATCGCGGCGACGAATATCAATCTTGAAGAGGCTGTCGACAATGGCCGCTTCCGTGAAGATCTTTTCTATCGTCTGAATGTCATTCCTTTGCCGGTTCCGGCTTTGCGTGAACGCAAAACCGACATTCCCTTGTTACTGAATCATTTCATGGAAATTTTTAATAAAAGCAAAGGCCGTGGTCTTTCGGGAATCACTCCCGATGCTTTAGATTGCCTTGTGAACTATGCTTGGCCTGGAAACATTCGTGAACTTGAGAATCTTGTCGAGCGCATGACGATTCTAAAAGGCCAAGGGCAGGTCGATATTTCAGATCTTCCGATCAAGTATAAGTCCGGCAAAACCGCTTCTGCGGAAGTCGGCGGTTTGGAAATCCCTGACGCAGGAATGGATTTCAACTCTGCGGTGGATGCTTACGAAAATGCTTTGATCCTAAAAGCTTTGGAAAAGACAGGCTGGAACCGAAACCAGGCGGCCGCTCTTTTAAGACTGAATCGAACGACTTTGGTGGAGAAGATCAAAAAGAAAGGTCTTATTCCTCCCAACGAAATCACACCGACATAA